A window of the Sphingobium sp. CAP-1 genome harbors these coding sequences:
- a CDS encoding RsmB/NOP family class I SAM-dependent RNA methyltransferase — translation MTPQARIQAAIELLDAIIASARDGGPAADTLIARYFKDRRYAGSRDRRAVRDHVYRAIRRAAERPDTGRAAMVGLARDLPEIAALFDGGPHAPEPIAPGEPGAAPGAVPAWLVSLLAAPVEQDALLGRASVDLRVNALKATPADLAALLPDADPIAGLPAARRLSEGFPIEQNPAWKQGLVEVQDAGSQLIVQGCAAQPGMTVVDLCAGAGGKTLALAAAMAGKGILVATDTIRSRLARLGPRAERAGATFIETLLLDQSHEARGLESLNGQADVVLVDAPCSGTGTWRRNPESRWRLTAERLDRLVAEQARILDFAAPLLAPGGALVYATCALTDREGRDQVDAFLTRNAGWAVEPLDLPLGRAHGAGWLLTPGHDGTDGFFFARLRRAAS, via the coding sequence ATGACACCACAGGCTCGCATCCAGGCGGCGATCGAATTGCTTGACGCCATCATCGCGTCGGCGCGCGACGGCGGTCCCGCCGCCGACACGCTGATCGCCCGCTATTTCAAGGACCGCCGCTACGCCGGATCGCGTGACCGGCGGGCCGTGCGTGACCATGTCTATCGCGCCATCCGCCGCGCGGCCGAACGGCCCGACACGGGGCGGGCGGCGATGGTCGGCCTGGCCCGCGACCTGCCGGAAATTGCCGCCCTGTTCGATGGCGGCCCCCATGCGCCCGAACCGATCGCACCGGGCGAGCCGGGCGCTGCGCCGGGCGCTGTGCCGGCATGGCTGGTCTCGTTGCTGGCCGCGCCGGTCGAGCAGGACGCCCTGCTGGGCCGGGCGTCGGTGGATCTGCGCGTCAATGCGCTGAAGGCGACGCCCGCCGATCTGGCGGCCTTGCTGCCCGACGCCGATCCGATTGCGGGCTTGCCCGCCGCGCGCCGCCTGTCGGAAGGCTTCCCGATCGAGCAGAATCCGGCCTGGAAACAGGGGCTGGTCGAGGTGCAGGATGCCGGCAGTCAGTTGATCGTCCAGGGCTGCGCAGCGCAGCCGGGCATGACCGTGGTGGACCTATGCGCCGGGGCGGGTGGCAAGACGCTGGCGCTCGCCGCCGCGATGGCGGGCAAGGGCATATTGGTCGCCACCGACACGATCCGGTCGCGACTGGCAAGGCTGGGGCCGCGGGCCGAGCGGGCGGGCGCGACCTTCATCGAAACGCTGTTGCTGGACCAGAGCCATGAGGCGCGCGGGCTGGAAAGCCTGAACGGGCAGGCCGATGTCGTGCTGGTCGATGCGCCCTGTTCGGGCACTGGCACCTGGCGGCGTAACCCGGAATCGCGCTGGCGGCTGACGGCGGAGCGGCTCGACCGGCTGGTCGCCGAACAGGCCCGCATTCTCGATTTCGCCGCGCCCCTGCTGGCGCCCGGCGGCGCTCTGGTCTATGCCACCTGTGCATTGACCGACCGGGAGGGCCGCGATCAGGTGGACGCTTTTCTGACCCGCAACGCCGGATGGGCGGTGGAACCGCTCGACCTGCCGCTGGGCCGCGCGCATGGCGCGGGCTGGCTGCTGACGCCGGGCCATGACGGGACCGACGGCTTCTTCTTCGCGCGGCTGCGCCGGGCCGCGTCCTGA
- the guaB gene encoding IMP dehydrogenase, with product MDIRLGLTFDDVLLQPAESDVLPSQADTSTHVTRAIKLNIPILSSAMDTVTEADMAIVMAQLGGIGVLHRNLTVEEQADAVRAVKRFESGMVVNPITILPSATLADAQMLMQRHKISGIPVVEASGKLVGILTHRDTRFAENPNQPVSELMTRDNLATVKAGVGQEEACRLLHQRRIEKLLVVDDAYHCIGLITVKDIEKAVTYPQATKDSTGRLRVAAASTVGDKGLERSKALIDAECDLIVIDTAHGHSKQVAVAVEAVKKLSNHVQVVAGNVATAEATRALIGAGADCVKVGIGPGSICTTRVVAGVGVPQLTAVMDSAEEAAKHGVPVIADGGLRTSGDVAKALAAGAGCVMVGSLLAGTAEAPGETFLYQGRAYKSYRGMGSVGAMARGSADRYFQADIKDQMKLVPEGIEGQVPFKGPAKDVIHQLVGGVKAAMGYTGSRTITDLQERARFVQITNAGLSESHVHDVTITREAPNYPTR from the coding sequence ATGGACATCCGCCTTGGCCTCACCTTTGACGACGTGCTGTTGCAGCCCGCCGAATCCGATGTGCTGCCCAGTCAGGCGGATACGTCGACCCATGTGACCAGGGCGATCAAGCTCAACATTCCGATCCTGTCGTCCGCCATGGACACGGTGACGGAGGCCGACATGGCGATCGTCATGGCGCAACTGGGTGGCATCGGCGTGCTGCACCGCAATCTGACGGTCGAGGAACAGGCGGATGCGGTGCGCGCGGTCAAGCGCTTTGAAAGCGGCATGGTCGTCAATCCCATCACCATCCTGCCCAGCGCCACGCTGGCCGACGCGCAGATGCTGATGCAGCGACACAAGATCAGCGGCATCCCGGTGGTGGAGGCCAGCGGCAAGCTGGTCGGCATCCTCACCCACCGCGACACCCGTTTCGCCGAGAACCCGAACCAGCCGGTCAGCGAACTGATGACCAGGGACAATCTGGCCACGGTCAAGGCCGGCGTCGGCCAGGAAGAAGCATGCCGGCTGCTGCACCAGCGCCGGATCGAAAAGCTGCTGGTGGTGGACGACGCCTATCATTGCATCGGCCTGATCACCGTCAAGGACATTGAAAAGGCCGTCACCTATCCCCAGGCGACCAAGGACAGCACCGGCCGTCTGCGCGTCGCCGCCGCCTCCACCGTGGGCGACAAGGGGCTGGAGCGCAGCAAGGCGCTGATCGATGCGGAATGCGACCTGATCGTGATCGATACCGCCCATGGCCACAGCAAGCAGGTTGCTGTCGCGGTGGAAGCGGTGAAGAAGCTGTCCAACCATGTGCAGGTCGTCGCCGGCAATGTCGCCACCGCCGAAGCGACCAGGGCGCTGATCGGTGCGGGCGCGGACTGTGTGAAGGTCGGCATCGGCCCCGGCTCCATCTGCACCACCCGCGTCGTCGCGGGCGTGGGCGTGCCACAACTGACCGCCGTGATGGATTCGGCCGAGGAAGCCGCGAAGCATGGCGTGCCGGTGATCGCCGATGGCGGGCTGCGCACGTCGGGTGACGTGGCGAAGGCGCTGGCGGCGGGCGCGGGCTGCGTCATGGTTGGGTCGCTGCTGGCCGGCACCGCCGAAGCGCCGGGCGAGACGTTCCTCTATCAGGGCCGCGCCTATAAGAGCTATCGCGGCATGGGCAGCGTCGGCGCGATGGCGCGCGGCTCCGCCGACCGCTATTTCCAGGCGGACATCAAGGACCAGATGAAGCTGGTGCCCGAAGGGATTGAGGGTCAGGTGCCGTTCAAGGGACCGGCCAAGGATGTCATCCACCAGCTCGTCGGCGGCGTGAAGGCGGCGATGGGCTATACCGGCAGCCGCACGATCACGGATTTGCAGGAACGCGCCCGCTTCGTCCAGATCACCAATGCCGGCCTGTCCGAAAGCCATGTGCATGATGTGACGATCACACGGGAAGCGCCCAATTATCCAACACGTTAA
- the ftsH gene encoding ATP-dependent zinc metalloprotease FtsH, with amino-acid sequence MNDEKDPQGNPWIKSAMIWAGVIVALLLFVSLFDSRTASSTGTGIAYSEFRSKVQEGQVKDVAIAADKISGTLSSGQKFTTIPVTDPGLTGLLDDYNVKYSGQAEEGPSFWQIMLYQSLPFLLILGIAFFVLRQMQKGGGAGGAMGFGKSKAKLLTEKHGKVTFDDVAGIDEAREELQEIVEFLKDPSKFARLGGKIPKGALLVGSPGTGKTLLARAIAGEAGVPFFTISGSDFVEMFVGVGASRVRDMFEQAKKNAPCIVFIDEIDAVGRHRGAGLGNGNDEREQTLNQLLVEMDGFEANEGIIIVAATNRPDVLDPALLRPGRFDRQVVVPRPDIEGREKILAVHMKKVPLAPDVNPRTIARGTPGFSGADLANLVNEAALMAARRGKRLVAMDEFEAAKDKVMMGSERRSMVMTDDEKKMTAYHEAGHAIVAVHEPASDPIHKATIIPRGRALGMVMRLPERDSYSYHRDKMHANMAVAMGGRVAEEIIFGYDKVSSGASGDIQYATRLARDMVTQWGMSDKLGPLQYEEQQGETFLGYSQSQRVHMSDETAKLIDAEIRGLVEQGYARAQELLKGHEDQLHLLANAMLEYETLSGEEIKTLLDKGEITRDDGTTIKPSVIPAAGSSIPRTRKRKGPFGDPTPAGA; translated from the coding sequence ATGAACGACGAGAAAGACCCGCAGGGCAACCCCTGGATCAAGAGCGCGATGATTTGGGCCGGCGTGATCGTCGCCCTGCTGCTGTTCGTGTCGCTGTTCGACAGCCGCACCGCATCGTCCACAGGGACCGGTATCGCCTATTCCGAATTCCGTTCCAAGGTGCAGGAAGGCCAGGTCAAGGACGTTGCGATCGCCGCCGACAAGATCAGCGGCACGCTGTCGAGCGGGCAGAAATTCACCACTATTCCCGTGACTGATCCGGGCCTCACCGGCCTGCTGGACGATTATAACGTCAAATATTCGGGTCAGGCCGAAGAAGGGCCGAGCTTCTGGCAGATCATGCTCTACCAGTCGCTGCCCTTCCTGCTGATCCTGGGGATCGCCTTCTTCGTGCTGCGCCAGATGCAGAAGGGCGGCGGCGCGGGCGGCGCGATGGGCTTTGGCAAGTCCAAGGCCAAGCTGCTGACCGAGAAACATGGCAAGGTGACGTTTGACGATGTCGCCGGCATCGACGAGGCGCGCGAGGAATTGCAGGAAATCGTCGAGTTCCTGAAAGACCCCAGCAAATTCGCGCGGCTGGGCGGCAAGATCCCCAAGGGCGCGCTGCTGGTCGGTTCGCCCGGCACCGGCAAGACGCTGCTGGCCCGCGCCATCGCGGGGGAGGCGGGCGTGCCCTTCTTCACCATTTCCGGTTCCGACTTTGTCGAGATGTTCGTCGGTGTTGGTGCGTCTCGCGTGCGCGACATGTTCGAACAGGCCAAGAAGAACGCGCCCTGCATCGTATTCATCGATGAAATCGACGCGGTCGGCCGCCATCGCGGTGCGGGCCTTGGCAATGGCAATGACGAGCGCGAGCAGACGCTGAACCAGTTGCTGGTCGAGATGGACGGCTTCGAGGCGAATGAGGGCATCATCATCGTCGCGGCGACCAACCGCCCCGACGTGCTGGACCCCGCGCTGCTGCGTCCCGGCCGCTTCGACCGGCAGGTCGTGGTGCCGCGCCCCGATATCGAGGGCCGCGAGAAGATTCTGGCCGTCCATATGAAGAAGGTGCCGCTGGCCCCCGATGTCAATCCGCGCACCATCGCGCGCGGCACGCCGGGCTTCTCCGGCGCGGATCTCGCCAACCTCGTCAACGAAGCGGCGCTGATGGCTGCCCGTCGCGGCAAGCGTCTGGTCGCGATGGACGAGTTCGAGGCCGCCAAGGACAAGGTCATGATGGGCAGCGAGCGCCGCTCCATGGTCATGACCGACGATGAGAAGAAGATGACCGCCTATCATGAGGCCGGCCATGCCATCGTCGCCGTCCATGAACCCGCGTCGGACCCGATCCACAAGGCGACGATCATCCCGCGTGGCCGTGCGCTGGGCATGGTGATGCGCCTGCCGGAACGGGACAGCTACAGCTATCACCGCGACAAGATGCACGCGAACATGGCCGTCGCCATGGGTGGCCGCGTCGCCGAGGAAATCATCTTCGGCTATGACAAGGTATCGTCGGGCGCTTCGGGCGACATTCAATATGCCACCCGTCTGGCGCGCGACATGGTTACGCAATGGGGCATGTCCGACAAGCTGGGGCCGCTGCAATATGAGGAGCAGCAGGGCGAAACCTTCCTTGGTTACTCGCAGAGTCAGCGCGTCCATATGTCGGACGAGACGGCCAAGCTGATCGACGCTGAAATTCGCGGACTGGTGGAGCAGGGCTATGCCCGCGCGCAGGAACTGCTCAAGGGCCATGAGGACCAGTTGCACCTGCTCGCCAACGCGATGCTGGAATATGAGACGCTGAGCGGCGAGGAGATCAAGACCTTGCTCGACAAGGGCGAGATCACCCGCGACGACGGCACGACGATCAAGCCGTCGGTGATCCCGGCGGCGGGCAGTTCCATCCCCCGCACGCGCAAGCGCAAGGGACCATTCGGCGACCCGACCCCCGCCGGGGCGTAA
- the tilS gene encoding tRNA lysidine(34) synthetase TilS, with the protein MQLEDQAAALTARLIAATRALVGDESTARFGVAVSGGPDSMALLFLAARAFPGRVAAVTVDHQLRAASADEAAMVARWCAAQGVDHATLTPDAPVEGNVQAWARALRYRMIEPWRVRQGIDWIMTAHHADDQLETLLMRLNRGSGVGGLAGVRAKAGPVIRPLLGERRATLAALALAEGLPHVHDPSNADPRFDRAALRMALADAPWLDPQAAARSAAALAEAEAALDWSVDALVQAHVRADGPGWRLTRTDLPREYLRRLLLHMLALAGAPSPRGDSLDRALAQAAAGRRTSLGDWLLKGGAVWTLLPAPPRR; encoded by the coding sequence GTGCAGCTAGAGGATCAGGCGGCGGCGCTGACGGCGCGGCTGATCGCGGCGACGCGGGCGCTGGTCGGGGATGAGTCCACGGCGCGTTTCGGCGTGGCCGTCTCCGGCGGGCCGGACAGTATGGCGCTGCTTTTCCTGGCTGCCCGCGCCTTTCCGGGGCGGGTGGCGGCGGTCACGGTCGATCACCAGTTGCGCGCGGCGTCGGCGGATGAGGCGGCGATGGTCGCGCGCTGGTGCGCGGCGCAGGGGGTCGACCATGCGACGCTGACGCCCGATGCGCCGGTCGAGGGCAATGTTCAGGCCTGGGCGCGGGCGCTGCGTTACCGGATGATCGAGCCATGGCGCGTCCGTCAGGGCATCGACTGGATCATGACCGCCCATCATGCCGACGATCAGTTGGAGACGCTGCTGATGCGGCTCAACCGGGGATCGGGCGTGGGCGGGCTGGCCGGGGTGCGGGCGAAAGCCGGGCCGGTGATCCGGCCGCTGCTGGGCGAGCGCAGGGCGACGCTGGCGGCCTTGGCGCTGGCGGAAGGTCTGCCCCATGTTCATGACCCCTCCAATGCCGATCCGCGTTTCGACCGGGCGGCCTTGCGCATGGCGCTGGCGGATGCGCCCTGGCTCGATCCGCAGGCGGCGGCGCGCAGCGCGGCGGCGCTGGCCGAGGCGGAGGCGGCGCTGGACTGGAGTGTCGATGCGCTGGTGCAAGCCCATGTCCGTGCCGACGGGCCGGGATGGCGGCTGACGCGCACCGACCTGCCGCGCGAATATCTGCGCCGGCTGCTGCTGCACATGCTGGCGTTGGCGGGCGCGCCGTCGCCGCGCGGCGACAGTCTGGATCGCGCGCTGGCGCAAGCGGCGGCGGGGCGCCGGACGAGCCTGGGCGACTGGCTGCTGAAGGGCGGGGCGGTTTGGACGCTGCTCCCGGCGCCACCGCGTCGCTGA
- a CDS encoding YbgF trimerization domain-containing protein, with product MRNALFATTAVLLTAASPAAAQSSVEGRVDRLEKEMRAVQRKVFPAGTPLEAEITRPATPTVTPGSPSATPIADLTARVGALESQLASITGQVEENSYKLRQLEEAFNRYKADTDARLSQAEPAPVAARPTVPAPIAADPTPAPVAAKPAPSKPVAAKPAAPAPASEERKTAVAAIERPNTGDAASDAYNYGFRLWDAKFYPEAQGQLKATVDKYGTSPVASKAQNLLGRAYLDDGKPALASVAFYENYQKRPRGERAPDSLAYLGEALIQLKKPADACKVYEELEQVYGESLSSSLRGMMDKGRAKAKCS from the coding sequence ATGCGTAACGCCCTTTTCGCGACAACGGCCGTGCTGCTGACTGCTGCTTCGCCCGCCGCCGCCCAAAGCTCGGTCGAGGGCCGGGTCGACCGGCTGGAAAAGGAAATGCGTGCCGTGCAGCGCAAGGTCTTTCCCGCCGGCACCCCGCTGGAGGCGGAGATTACGCGGCCGGCGACACCGACTGTGACGCCGGGCAGCCCTTCGGCCACGCCGATCGCCGATCTGACCGCGCGGGTGGGGGCGCTGGAATCGCAACTCGCCTCGATCACCGGTCAGGTGGAGGAAAATAGCTATAAGCTGCGCCAGCTTGAGGAAGCGTTCAACCGCTACAAGGCGGATACCGACGCGCGGCTGAGCCAGGCGGAACCCGCGCCCGTTGCCGCCCGGCCCACCGTCCCCGCTCCGATCGCCGCCGATCCGACGCCCGCGCCGGTCGCCGCCAAGCCGGCGCCGTCGAAGCCGGTAGCGGCAAAACCGGCCGCGCCTGCCCCCGCGAGCGAAGAACGCAAGACCGCCGTGGCGGCGATCGAGCGGCCCAATACGGGCGACGCGGCCAGCGACGCTTATAATTATGGCTTCCGCCTGTGGGACGCGAAATTCTATCCCGAAGCGCAGGGGCAGTTGAAGGCCACGGTCGACAAATATGGCACCAGCCCGGTCGCCAGCAAGGCGCAGAATCTGCTGGGACGGGCCTATCTGGACGATGGCAAGCCGGCGCTGGCCTCGGTCGCCTTCTATGAAAATTACCAGAAGCGCCCACGCGGTGAGCGCGCGCCGGACAGCCTGGCCTATCTGGGCGAGGCGCTGATCCAGCTCAAGAAGCCGGCCGACGCCTGCAAGGTCTATGAGGAACTGGAGCAGGTCTATGGCGAAAGCCTGTCGTCCAGCCTGCGCGGCATGATGGACAAGGGCCGCGCGAAAGCGAAGTGCAGCTAG
- a CDS encoding helix-turn-helix domain-containing protein gives MADENQLDTGADNASEAQPTTPGAKLRAAREAQGLSIQDVATRTRIAVRQLEAVERDDYAALPGIPYAVGFARAYARAVDMDEVAIAADVRQAVNNSDMGANRYEMFEPVDPARVPSRTLAWTAAVIVVLLIAAFTIWRTQLLTPPTGEQIAQEEAKPAAVRPAGVAPVAPAVQPVIFTAVDDVWLRIYDEAGERLKDGLMKKGESFTLPPAAKGPMILTGRPQALTVTVGGKPIPPLGEADRTIADVPVSAEALLARGTAPVSATPTPAAPAARPAPRRVAPRPTPTLESPVPAAVPATSPPAAAGTQPTAG, from the coding sequence ATGGCAGACGAAAATCAACTGGATACCGGCGCGGATAACGCGTCGGAAGCGCAGCCCACTACCCCCGGCGCAAAGCTGCGCGCGGCGCGGGAAGCGCAGGGTTTATCGATCCAGGACGTTGCGACCCGGACGCGCATCGCGGTGCGCCAACTGGAAGCGGTGGAGCGTGATGATTATGCCGCGCTGCCCGGCATTCCCTATGCCGTCGGCTTCGCCCGCGCCTATGCCCGCGCGGTCGATATGGACGAGGTGGCGATTGCCGCCGATGTGCGTCAGGCGGTGAATAACAGCGATATGGGCGCCAATCGCTATGAAATGTTCGAGCCGGTCGATCCCGCGCGCGTGCCGTCGCGCACGCTGGCCTGGACCGCGGCCGTCATCGTTGTCCTGCTGATCGCGGCCTTCACCATCTGGCGCACCCAGTTGCTGACCCCGCCGACCGGCGAACAGATCGCGCAGGAGGAGGCGAAGCCTGCCGCCGTGCGTCCAGCCGGCGTCGCCCCGGTCGCGCCGGCCGTGCAACCGGTGATATTCACCGCCGTCGATGATGTGTGGCTGCGCATCTATGACGAAGCGGGCGAGCGGTTGAAGGACGGGCTGATGAAGAAGGGCGAGAGCTTCACCCTGCCGCCCGCCGCCAAGGGGCCGATGATCCTCACCGGCCGGCCGCAGGCGCTGACCGTGACCGTCGGCGGCAAGCCGATCCCGCCGCTGGGCGAGGCGGACCGCACCATCGCCGACGTGCCGGTGAGCGCCGAGGCGCTGCTGGCGCGCGGAACCGCGCCCGTATCGGCGACGCCGACGCCCGCCGCGCCGGCGGCACGTCCGGCCCCGCGCCGGGTCGCGCCCCGGCCGACGCCGACGCTGGAAAGTCCGGTTCCTGCCGCTGTGCCGGCCACGTCGCCGCCGGCCGCCGCCGGAACCCAGCCGACCGCCGGCTGA
- the ptsP gene encoding phosphoenolpyruvate--protein phosphotransferase, with amino-acid sequence MPSTPAAAARQILVRLQEVMAARTSPQAKLNKVVEIIGESLSSEVCSIYLVREGVLELFATRGLKQEAVHVTRMAMGEGLVGLIATNVEVMNLDEAAAHPDYSYRPETGEELFHSFAGVPIVRRERAIGVLSVQHADPRKYEEVEIEALQTVAMVLSELIAHAELADDGPADARVADTGVTMLHGLQLVMGMARGHAVFHQPRIHVEHTVAEDTEAERARVISAFTKMREQIDRMTGAAEFGTEGEHQEVLETYKMFAYDEGWIRRINEAIDSGLTAEAAIEHVQQRTRMRMRQIDDALLQDRMHDLEDMANRLLRIVSGQLGTAATMGLRQDAILIARNLGPAELLEYDRRRLKGVILEEGSLTAHVTIVARAMGVPVLGRVRDIRHQVNEGDLILMDVAGNNLLIRPSADMDEAFENKLHVTQKRRAEFAAMRDLPSVTTDGQRVELMVNAGLREDAQALDLVGADGIGLFRTEFQFLVSATLPQREKQQRLYKDVLDAAGDRPVIFRTVDIGGDKALPYMQRDSEDELEDNPAMGWRALRLALDRDGLMKVQARALLEGSAGKVLNIMFPMVSEPWEYEEARALVEHQREWLHGQKKKLPIAVKYGAMLEVPALAEVLDILLPRVDFLSIGTNDLTQFLFAADRAHPKLAERYDWLSIAILRFLDRVVRACQAHQVPVGVCGEMGGRTLEAMALIGLGIRRLSITPASVGPVKAMIRSVDAQALQDLMRGLLDSGVSDIRGPLTRWAVERNIELS; translated from the coding sequence ATGCCCAGCACCCCCGCCGCCGCCGCCCGCCAGATTCTCGTCCGCCTTCAGGAAGTCATGGCCGCGCGCACCAGCCCGCAGGCCAAGCTGAACAAGGTGGTGGAGATTATCGGCGAGTCGCTGTCGAGCGAGGTCTGCTCCATCTATCTGGTGCGCGAAGGCGTGCTGGAACTGTTCGCGACGCGCGGCCTGAAGCAGGAAGCGGTCCATGTCACCCGCATGGCGATGGGCGAGGGGCTGGTCGGCCTGATCGCCACCAATGTCGAGGTGATGAACCTGGATGAAGCGGCGGCGCATCCCGATTACAGCTATCGCCCGGAAACCGGCGAGGAACTGTTCCACAGCTTTGCCGGCGTGCCGATCGTGCGGCGCGAACGCGCCATCGGCGTGCTGAGCGTGCAACATGCCGACCCGCGCAAATATGAAGAGGTCGAGATCGAGGCGTTGCAGACGGTCGCCATGGTGCTGTCCGAACTGATCGCCCATGCCGAACTGGCCGATGACGGCCCGGCCGACGCGCGGGTGGCGGATACCGGCGTCACGATGCTGCACGGGCTGCAACTGGTGATGGGGATGGCGCGCGGCCACGCCGTGTTCCATCAGCCACGCATCCATGTCGAACATACTGTCGCTGAGGATACGGAGGCGGAGCGCGCGCGCGTCATCTCCGCCTTCACCAAGATGCGCGAGCAGATCGACCGGATGACCGGCGCGGCCGAATTCGGTACCGAGGGCGAGCATCAGGAGGTACTCGAAACCTACAAGATGTTCGCCTATGACGAGGGCTGGATCAGGCGGATCAACGAGGCGATCGACAGCGGCCTGACTGCCGAGGCGGCGATCGAGCATGTGCAGCAGCGCACCCGGATGCGGATGCGGCAGATTGACGACGCCCTGTTGCAGGACCGGATGCATGATCTGGAGGATATGGCGAACCGCCTGCTGCGGATCGTGTCGGGGCAATTGGGCACGGCGGCGACCATGGGATTGCGGCAGGACGCCATCCTGATCGCGCGCAATCTGGGGCCGGCGGAACTGCTGGAATATGACCGTCGCCGGCTGAAGGGCGTGATCCTGGAGGAAGGATCGCTGACCGCCCATGTCACCATCGTCGCGCGCGCCATGGGGGTGCCGGTGCTGGGCCGGGTGCGTGATATTCGCCATCAGGTGAATGAAGGCGACCTGATCCTGATGGATGTCGCCGGCAATAATCTGCTGATCCGTCCCAGCGCCGATATGGACGAGGCGTTCGAGAACAAGCTGCATGTGACGCAGAAGCGCCGTGCCGAATTTGCCGCGATGCGCGACCTGCCATCGGTCACGACCGACGGGCAGCGGGTCGAACTGATGGTCAATGCCGGCCTGCGCGAGGATGCGCAGGCGCTGGACCTGGTCGGCGCCGACGGCATCGGCCTGTTTCGCACCGAATTTCAGTTTCTGGTGTCGGCCACCCTGCCGCAGCGTGAAAAGCAGCAGCGGCTCTATAAGGATGTGCTGGATGCGGCGGGTGATCGTCCGGTCATTTTCCGCACCGTCGACATCGGCGGCGACAAGGCGCTGCCCTATATGCAGCGCGACAGTGAGGATGAGCTGGAGGATAATCCGGCGATGGGCTGGCGCGCGCTGCGGCTGGCGCTGGACCGCGACGGGCTGATGAAAGTGCAGGCGCGCGCCTTGCTGGAGGGCAGCGCGGGCAAGGTGCTGAACATCATGTTCCCGATGGTGTCGGAGCCATGGGAATATGAGGAGGCCCGCGCGCTGGTCGAGCATCAGCGCGAATGGCTGCATGGGCAGAAGAAGAAGCTGCCGATCGCGGTCAAATATGGCGCGATGCTGGAGGTTCCGGCGCTGGCCGAGGTGCTGGATATATTGCTGCCGCGCGTGGATTTCCTGTCGATCGGCACCAATGACCTGACCCAGTTCCTGTTCGCCGCCGACCGCGCGCATCCCAAGCTGGCGGAGCGTTACGACTGGCTGAGTATTGCGATATTGCGCTTCCTCGACCGGGTGGTGCGGGCCTGTCAGGCGCATCAGGTACCGGTCGGCGTGTGTGGCGAAATGGGCGGGCGGACGCTGGAGGCGATGGCGCTGATCGGCCTCGGCATCCGCCGCCTGTCGATCACCCCGGCGTCGGTCGGCCCGGTCAAGGCGATGATCCGCTCGGTCGATGCACAGGCGTTGCAGGATTTGATGCGCGGCTTGCTGGATAGCGGGGTCAGCGACATTCGCGGCCCGTTGACCCGATGGGCGGTCGAACGGAACATCGAACTGAGCTGA